The Malus domestica chromosome 10, GDT2T_hap1 genome contains a region encoding:
- the LOC103445937 gene encoding protein FORGETTER 1-like isoform X2: MMQQHQPPPVPLQSQTAGTPAGVQVRCAGCGKILTLDAGVTEFACDACQLPQMLPPELMTRAQAYAQARAPPPPHVAPHGVDPSKIQLPCANCKAILNVPHGLARFRCPQCQVDLAVDVSKLQQFFPPRLPLPPPPEEVNEVAIEVEREEDEGGKAGETFTDYRPPKLSIGPPHPDPVVETSSLAAVQPPEPTYDLKIKDDLENLKALSCLQIETLVYACQRHLQHLPSGERAGFFVGDGAGVGKGRTIAGLIWENWHRGMRKAVWVSVGSDLKFDARRDLDDVGATCIEVHALNKLPYSKLDSKSVGVKEGVVFLTYSSLIASSEKGRSRMGQLVQWCGPGFNGLVVFDECHKAKNLVPESGSQPTRTGEAVLEIQAKLPEARVIYCSATGASEPRNLGYMVRLGLWGPGTSFSDFREFLGALEKGGVGALELVAMDMKARGMYVCRTLSYKGAEFEVVEAPLEAEMMDMYGKAAEFWTELRQDILTASEFLANEKPVSSQVWRLYWASHQRFFRHMCMSAKVPAAVRLAKQALMDGKCVVIGLQSTGEARTEEAVTKYGLELDDFISGPRELLLKFVEENYPLPEKPEPLEDSVKELQRKRHSATPGVSMKGRVRKVAKWKPASDDESDEESETESAQESTESDDEFQICEICQSEEERKKLLHCSCCGQLVHAACLIPPVTDEVSVDWSCHSCKEKTDEFLKRRQEYIAVLTKRYEEALARKLNILEIVRSLDLPNNPLDDIIDQLGGPDKVAEMTGRRGMLVRASGGKGVTYQARNTKEISMEMVNMHEKQLFMDGKKLVAIISEAGSAGVSLQADRRATNQRRRVHLTLELPWSADRAIQQFGRTHRSNQASAPEYRLIFTNLGGERRFASIVAKRLESLGALTQGDRRAGLSLSAYNYDSAYGKKALMLMYRGIMEQDSLPVVPLGCSSEKPETIQDFIEKAKAALVLVGIVRDAHGKDHGRLAGRIIESDMHDVGRFLNRILGVPPDIQNRLFECFVSILDHIVHNARIEGNLDSGIVDMKANVIELQGTPKTVYVDQMSGASTVLFTFTLDRGVTWESASAMLEEKQKDGLGSANDGFYESRREWLGRRHVMLAFESSTSGLNKIVRPAVGESVREMPLSELKSKYRKTSTLEKARRGWEDEYEVSSKQCMHGRNCKLGNFCTVGRRLQEVNVLGGLILPVWGTIEKALSKQQRQSHKRLRVVRIETTTDNSRIVGLSVPNAAVESVLQDFAWVQEIDD; encoded by the exons ATGATGCAGCAGCATCAACCTCCGCCAGTCCCACTGCAATCGCAGACCGCCGGAACCCCAGCCGGAGTGCAGGTCCGCTGCGCCGGCTGCGGCAAGATCCTGACTTTGGACGCAGGGGTCACCGAATTCGCCTGCGACGCCTGCCAATTGCCCCAAATGTTGCCGCCCGAGCTGATGACCCGAGCCCAGGCATATGCCCAGGCCCGCGCTCCGCCTCCGCCCCATGTTGCGCCTCACGGCGTTGATCCTTCGAAGATCCAGCTTCCCTGCGCTAATTGCAAGGCCATCCTCAACGTGCCTCATGGCCTCGCGAGGTTCCGGTGCCCTCAGTGCCAAGTTGACCTGGCTGTCGATGTCTCGAAGCTCCAGCAGTTCTTCCCGCCCCGTCTGCCCCTGCCTCCTCCACCCGAGGAGGTCAATGAG GTCGCCATCGAAGTAGAGCGAGAAGAGGATGAAGGTGGCAAGGCAGGCGAAACATTTACAGACTAT CGCCCTCCAAAACTATCCATTGGCCCTCCTCATCCAGATCCTGTTGTGGAAACATCGTCCTTGGCTGCTGTGCAGCCACCTGAGCCCACTTATGATCTGAAAATCAAGGATGATTTGGAAAATTTAAAGGCTTTGTCATGCTTACAGATTGAGACATTGGTCTATGCTTGTCAG AGACACCTGCAGCATCTTCCAAGTGGTGAGAGGGCAGGATTCTTTGTTGGGGATGGAGCTGGTGTGGGGAAAGGTCGAACAATAGCAGGGTTAATATGGGAGAATTGGCACCGTGGGATGAGGAAAGCAGT GTGGGTTTCTGTTGGTTCAGACTTGAAGTTTGATGCGAGAAGAGACTTAGATGATGTAGGTGCAACTTGCATTGAAG TACACGCCTTGAACAAGCTGCCTTATTCCAAACTTGATTCGAAGTCTGTTGGCGTCAAGGAGGGCGTTGTTTTTCTGACATACAGCAGCCTCATTGCATCCTCTGAGAAAGGTCGTTCACGTATGGGGCAGCTTGTGCAGTGGTGTGGACCAGGATTTAATGGTCTTGTTGTATTTGATGAG TGCCACAAGGCCAAAAATCTGGTGCCTGAATCTGGAAGTCAGCCAACACGTACTGGTGAAGCAGTTCTTGAAATTCAG GCTAAGCTTCCTGAAGCTCGTGTTATTTATTGTTCAGCAACTGGTGCATCCGAACCACGAAATTTGGGTTACATGGTACGCCTTGGTCTTTGGGGCCCTGGAACATCTTTTTCTGATTTCCGTGAATTTCTAG GTGCTCTTGAGAAAGGAGGCGTTGGAGCACTCGAACTTGTTGCCATGGATATGAAAGCAAG GGGGATGTACGTATGCCGTACTCTTAGCTACAAAGGGGCAGAGTTTGAAGTTGTTGAAGCACCGCTAGAAGCTGAAATGATG GACATGTACGGAAAAgcagctgaattttggacagaACTGCGACAGGATATACTAACTGCATCTGAATTTCTTGCTAATGAAAAGCCTGTTTCTAGTCAAGTGTGGCGATTATATTGGGCCAGCCATCAG CGTTTCTTTAGACACATGTGCATGTCAGCTAAGGTGCCGGCTGCTGTAAGACTAGCTAAGCAAGCATTGATGGATGGCAAGTGTGTGGTTATTGGCCTTCAGAGTACTGGAGAGGCACGAACTGAGGAGGCTGTGACCAAATAT GGTCTTGAACTTGATGATTTTATTTCCGGACCTCGAGAACTTTTACTGAAATTTGTTGAGGAAAATTATCCCTTGCCTGAAAAGCCTGAACCTCTCGAAG ATAGTGTGAAGGAGCTGCAGCGGAAGAGGCACTCAGCAACTCCTGGTGTTTCAATGAAAGGGAGAGTGAGGAAAGTTGCAAAATGGAAACCTGCAAGTGATGATGAAAGTGATGAAGAATCTGAAA CTGAGTCTGCTCAGGAATCTACTGAATCTGACGATGAGTTtcaaatttgtgaaatttgccAATCTGAGGAG GAAAGAAAGAAACTGCTTCATTGTTCCTGTTGTGGGCAACTGGTCCATGCTGCATGTCTTATCCCACCTGTGACAGATGAAGTATCAGTAGACTGGTCATGCCATTCATGCAAGGAAAAAACAGATGAATTTTTGAAAAGAAGACAAGAGTATATAGCTGTACTTACGAAAAG GTATGAAGAAGCTTTGGCTCGTAAGTTAAACATATTGGAGATAGTTCGTTCTTTGGATCTTCCGAACAATCCTTTGGATGATATCATTGATCAG CTTGGAGGCCCTGATAAAGTAGCAGAAATGACTGGAAGGCGAGGTATGCTTGTGAGGGCATCTGGTGGAAAAGGTGTTACCTATCAGGCACGGAACAC GAAGGAAATTTCCATGGAGATGGTAAACATGCATGAGAAGCAGCTTTTCATGGACGGCAAGAAGTTGGTTGCCATCATTTCTGAAGCTGGATCTGCTGGTGTGTCTTTGCAGGCAGATAGAAGAGCTACAAATCAG AGACGAAGGGTACATCTTACTCTGGAACTTCCTTGGAGTGCTGATCGAGCAATTCAACAGTTTGGAAGAACTCATCGGTCAAATCAAGCCTCCGCTCCTGAATACAG GCTTATTTTTACTAACCTTGGTGGAGAGCGTCGATTTGCATCCATCGTAGCAAAGAGATTAGAATCTCTTGGAGCACTAACACAGGGTGACCGCAG GGCAGGGCTATCATTGAGTGCCTATAACTACGATAGTGCTTATGGAAAGAAGGCCTTGATGTTGATGTATAGAGGAATCATGGAGCAG GATTCTCTGCCTGTTGTGCCGCTAGGATGTTCATCAGAAAAACCGGAAACAATCCAAGATTTTATTGAGAAGGCTAAAGCTGCTCTTGTTCTTGTAGGAATAGTTAGGGATG CTCATGGGAAAGATCATGGCAGGCTCGCTGGCCGTATAATTGAATCAGATATGCATGATGTTGGACGTTTCCTCAATCGGATTTTAGGAGTACCGCCTGATATACAGAATAG GCTGTTTGAGTGTTTCGTTAGCATTTTGGATCATATTGTCCATAATGCACGCATTGAAGGGAATCTGGACTCTGGGATTGTTGATATGAAAGCTAATGTTATAGAGCTACAAGGAACTCCAAAG ACTGTTTACGTAGATCAAATGTCTGGAGCTTCGACAGTGCTTTTTACATTTACCCTGGATCGTGGGGTCACGTGGGAG TCTGCGAGTGCCATGCTTGAAGAGAAACAAAAGGATGGACTTGGTTCTGCCAATGATGGattctatgaatctaggagggAATGGTTGGGAAGACGTCATGTCATGTTAGCCTTTGAGAG TTCTACTTCCGGATTGAACAAGATAGTCCGCCCTGCGGTGGGAGAGTCAGTAAG AGAAATGCCTCTGTCAGAGCTAAAAAGCAAATACAGAAAAACATCAACATTAGAGAAGGCTCGTCGTGGCTGGGAAGATGAATATGAAGTTTCGTCCAAACAG TGCATGCATGGACGCAATTGTAAGCTTGGCAACTTCTGTACTGTTGGCAGAAGACTGCAGGAAGTAAATGTATTAGGTGGCCTAATTCTTCCTGTCTGGGGCACTATTGAGAAGGCTCTTTCTAAGCAG CAACGGCAAAGCCACAAGCGGCTACGTGTTGTGCGTATAGAAACCACTACTGATAACAGCAGAATCGTCGGTCTCTCTGTACCAAATGCAGCAGTGGAATCCGTACTTCAag ATTTTGCATGGGTTCAAGAAATTGACGACTGA
- the LOC103445937 gene encoding protein FORGETTER 1-like isoform X1 has protein sequence MMQQHQPPPVPLQSQTAGTPAGVQVRCAGCGKILTLDAGVTEFACDACQLPQMLPPELMTRAQAYAQARAPPPPHVAPHGVDPSKIQLPCANCKAILNVPHGLARFRCPQCQVDLAVDVSKLQQFFPPRLPLPPPPEEVNEVAIEVEREEDEGGKAGETFTDYRPPKLSIGPPHPDPVVETSSLAAVQPPEPTYDLKIKDDLENLKALSCLQIETLVYACQRHLQHLPSGERAGFFVGDGAGVGKGRTIAGLIWENWHRGMRKAVWVSVGSDLKFDARRDLDDVGATCIEVHALNKLPYSKLDSKSVGVKEGVVFLTYSSLIASSEKGRSRMGQLVQWCGPGFNGLVVFDECHKAKNLVPESGSQPTRTGEAVLEIQAKLPEARVIYCSATGASEPRNLGYMVRLGLWGPGTSFSDFREFLGALEKGGVGALELVAMDMKARGMYVCRTLSYKGAEFEVVEAPLEAEMMDMYGKAAEFWTELRQDILTASEFLANEKPVSSQVWRLYWASHQRFFRHMCMSAKVPAAVRLAKQALMDGKCVVIGLQSTGEARTEEAVTKYGLELDDFISGPRELLLKFVEENYPLPEKPEPLEGEDSVKELQRKRHSATPGVSMKGRVRKVAKWKPASDDESDEESETESAQESTESDDEFQICEICQSEEERKKLLHCSCCGQLVHAACLIPPVTDEVSVDWSCHSCKEKTDEFLKRRQEYIAVLTKRYEEALARKLNILEIVRSLDLPNNPLDDIIDQLGGPDKVAEMTGRRGMLVRASGGKGVTYQARNTKEISMEMVNMHEKQLFMDGKKLVAIISEAGSAGVSLQADRRATNQRRRVHLTLELPWSADRAIQQFGRTHRSNQASAPEYRLIFTNLGGERRFASIVAKRLESLGALTQGDRRAGLSLSAYNYDSAYGKKALMLMYRGIMEQDSLPVVPLGCSSEKPETIQDFIEKAKAALVLVGIVRDAHGKDHGRLAGRIIESDMHDVGRFLNRILGVPPDIQNRLFECFVSILDHIVHNARIEGNLDSGIVDMKANVIELQGTPKTVYVDQMSGASTVLFTFTLDRGVTWESASAMLEEKQKDGLGSANDGFYESRREWLGRRHVMLAFESSTSGLNKIVRPAVGESVREMPLSELKSKYRKTSTLEKARRGWEDEYEVSSKQCMHGRNCKLGNFCTVGRRLQEVNVLGGLILPVWGTIEKALSKQQRQSHKRLRVVRIETTTDNSRIVGLSVPNAAVESVLQDFAWVQEIDD, from the exons ATGATGCAGCAGCATCAACCTCCGCCAGTCCCACTGCAATCGCAGACCGCCGGAACCCCAGCCGGAGTGCAGGTCCGCTGCGCCGGCTGCGGCAAGATCCTGACTTTGGACGCAGGGGTCACCGAATTCGCCTGCGACGCCTGCCAATTGCCCCAAATGTTGCCGCCCGAGCTGATGACCCGAGCCCAGGCATATGCCCAGGCCCGCGCTCCGCCTCCGCCCCATGTTGCGCCTCACGGCGTTGATCCTTCGAAGATCCAGCTTCCCTGCGCTAATTGCAAGGCCATCCTCAACGTGCCTCATGGCCTCGCGAGGTTCCGGTGCCCTCAGTGCCAAGTTGACCTGGCTGTCGATGTCTCGAAGCTCCAGCAGTTCTTCCCGCCCCGTCTGCCCCTGCCTCCTCCACCCGAGGAGGTCAATGAG GTCGCCATCGAAGTAGAGCGAGAAGAGGATGAAGGTGGCAAGGCAGGCGAAACATTTACAGACTAT CGCCCTCCAAAACTATCCATTGGCCCTCCTCATCCAGATCCTGTTGTGGAAACATCGTCCTTGGCTGCTGTGCAGCCACCTGAGCCCACTTATGATCTGAAAATCAAGGATGATTTGGAAAATTTAAAGGCTTTGTCATGCTTACAGATTGAGACATTGGTCTATGCTTGTCAG AGACACCTGCAGCATCTTCCAAGTGGTGAGAGGGCAGGATTCTTTGTTGGGGATGGAGCTGGTGTGGGGAAAGGTCGAACAATAGCAGGGTTAATATGGGAGAATTGGCACCGTGGGATGAGGAAAGCAGT GTGGGTTTCTGTTGGTTCAGACTTGAAGTTTGATGCGAGAAGAGACTTAGATGATGTAGGTGCAACTTGCATTGAAG TACACGCCTTGAACAAGCTGCCTTATTCCAAACTTGATTCGAAGTCTGTTGGCGTCAAGGAGGGCGTTGTTTTTCTGACATACAGCAGCCTCATTGCATCCTCTGAGAAAGGTCGTTCACGTATGGGGCAGCTTGTGCAGTGGTGTGGACCAGGATTTAATGGTCTTGTTGTATTTGATGAG TGCCACAAGGCCAAAAATCTGGTGCCTGAATCTGGAAGTCAGCCAACACGTACTGGTGAAGCAGTTCTTGAAATTCAG GCTAAGCTTCCTGAAGCTCGTGTTATTTATTGTTCAGCAACTGGTGCATCCGAACCACGAAATTTGGGTTACATGGTACGCCTTGGTCTTTGGGGCCCTGGAACATCTTTTTCTGATTTCCGTGAATTTCTAG GTGCTCTTGAGAAAGGAGGCGTTGGAGCACTCGAACTTGTTGCCATGGATATGAAAGCAAG GGGGATGTACGTATGCCGTACTCTTAGCTACAAAGGGGCAGAGTTTGAAGTTGTTGAAGCACCGCTAGAAGCTGAAATGATG GACATGTACGGAAAAgcagctgaattttggacagaACTGCGACAGGATATACTAACTGCATCTGAATTTCTTGCTAATGAAAAGCCTGTTTCTAGTCAAGTGTGGCGATTATATTGGGCCAGCCATCAG CGTTTCTTTAGACACATGTGCATGTCAGCTAAGGTGCCGGCTGCTGTAAGACTAGCTAAGCAAGCATTGATGGATGGCAAGTGTGTGGTTATTGGCCTTCAGAGTACTGGAGAGGCACGAACTGAGGAGGCTGTGACCAAATAT GGTCTTGAACTTGATGATTTTATTTCCGGACCTCGAGAACTTTTACTGAAATTTGTTGAGGAAAATTATCCCTTGCCTGAAAAGCCTGAACCTCTCGAAG GAGAAGATAGTGTGAAGGAGCTGCAGCGGAAGAGGCACTCAGCAACTCCTGGTGTTTCAATGAAAGGGAGAGTGAGGAAAGTTGCAAAATGGAAACCTGCAAGTGATGATGAAAGTGATGAAGAATCTGAAA CTGAGTCTGCTCAGGAATCTACTGAATCTGACGATGAGTTtcaaatttgtgaaatttgccAATCTGAGGAG GAAAGAAAGAAACTGCTTCATTGTTCCTGTTGTGGGCAACTGGTCCATGCTGCATGTCTTATCCCACCTGTGACAGATGAAGTATCAGTAGACTGGTCATGCCATTCATGCAAGGAAAAAACAGATGAATTTTTGAAAAGAAGACAAGAGTATATAGCTGTACTTACGAAAAG GTATGAAGAAGCTTTGGCTCGTAAGTTAAACATATTGGAGATAGTTCGTTCTTTGGATCTTCCGAACAATCCTTTGGATGATATCATTGATCAG CTTGGAGGCCCTGATAAAGTAGCAGAAATGACTGGAAGGCGAGGTATGCTTGTGAGGGCATCTGGTGGAAAAGGTGTTACCTATCAGGCACGGAACAC GAAGGAAATTTCCATGGAGATGGTAAACATGCATGAGAAGCAGCTTTTCATGGACGGCAAGAAGTTGGTTGCCATCATTTCTGAAGCTGGATCTGCTGGTGTGTCTTTGCAGGCAGATAGAAGAGCTACAAATCAG AGACGAAGGGTACATCTTACTCTGGAACTTCCTTGGAGTGCTGATCGAGCAATTCAACAGTTTGGAAGAACTCATCGGTCAAATCAAGCCTCCGCTCCTGAATACAG GCTTATTTTTACTAACCTTGGTGGAGAGCGTCGATTTGCATCCATCGTAGCAAAGAGATTAGAATCTCTTGGAGCACTAACACAGGGTGACCGCAG GGCAGGGCTATCATTGAGTGCCTATAACTACGATAGTGCTTATGGAAAGAAGGCCTTGATGTTGATGTATAGAGGAATCATGGAGCAG GATTCTCTGCCTGTTGTGCCGCTAGGATGTTCATCAGAAAAACCGGAAACAATCCAAGATTTTATTGAGAAGGCTAAAGCTGCTCTTGTTCTTGTAGGAATAGTTAGGGATG CTCATGGGAAAGATCATGGCAGGCTCGCTGGCCGTATAATTGAATCAGATATGCATGATGTTGGACGTTTCCTCAATCGGATTTTAGGAGTACCGCCTGATATACAGAATAG GCTGTTTGAGTGTTTCGTTAGCATTTTGGATCATATTGTCCATAATGCACGCATTGAAGGGAATCTGGACTCTGGGATTGTTGATATGAAAGCTAATGTTATAGAGCTACAAGGAACTCCAAAG ACTGTTTACGTAGATCAAATGTCTGGAGCTTCGACAGTGCTTTTTACATTTACCCTGGATCGTGGGGTCACGTGGGAG TCTGCGAGTGCCATGCTTGAAGAGAAACAAAAGGATGGACTTGGTTCTGCCAATGATGGattctatgaatctaggagggAATGGTTGGGAAGACGTCATGTCATGTTAGCCTTTGAGAG TTCTACTTCCGGATTGAACAAGATAGTCCGCCCTGCGGTGGGAGAGTCAGTAAG AGAAATGCCTCTGTCAGAGCTAAAAAGCAAATACAGAAAAACATCAACATTAGAGAAGGCTCGTCGTGGCTGGGAAGATGAATATGAAGTTTCGTCCAAACAG TGCATGCATGGACGCAATTGTAAGCTTGGCAACTTCTGTACTGTTGGCAGAAGACTGCAGGAAGTAAATGTATTAGGTGGCCTAATTCTTCCTGTCTGGGGCACTATTGAGAAGGCTCTTTCTAAGCAG CAACGGCAAAGCCACAAGCGGCTACGTGTTGTGCGTATAGAAACCACTACTGATAACAGCAGAATCGTCGGTCTCTCTGTACCAAATGCAGCAGTGGAATCCGTACTTCAag ATTTTGCATGGGTTCAAGAAATTGACGACTGA
- the LOC103445936 gene encoding metacaspase-4-like produces the protein MVKKAVLIGCNYQGTKAELKGCINDVRRMHRCLVDRYGFSEDDIQILIDTDDSYTQPTGKNIRRAITNLIRSANPRDVLFVHYSGHGTRLPAETGDDDDTGYDECIVPTDMNLITDDDFREFVDQLPAGCRLTIVSDSCHSGGLIDEAKEQIGESTKGQGRESSSGGGGFKNFLKDRAEDALESRGIHIPSALRHGRHKEEEEKTEDREIETEDGVRVRVKGRSLPLSTLIEILKQKTGKDDIDVGKLRPTLFDVFGEDASPKVKKFMKVIMSKLQNQEGGGSGLLGKIGSLAQGFLELKLQENDEYAKPALETEVGSKQEVYAGANHRAIPDGGILISGCQTDQTSADATPPGNAAESYGALSNAIQKILSEQDGSVSNQELVLKARQALKRQGFTQRPGLYCHDHHVAAPFVC, from the exons ATGGTGAAGAAGGCAGTGCTGATAGGATGCAACTACCAAGGAACGAAGGCGGAGCTCAAAGGCTGCATAAACGACGTCAGGCGAATGCACAGATGCCTCGTCGACCGCTACGGCTTCTCCGAGGACGACATCCAAATTCTGATCGACACCGACGACTCCTACACTCAGCCCACCGGAAAAAACATCCGCCGGGCCATCACCAACCTCATCCGATCCGCCAATCCCCGCGACGTCCTGTTTGTTCACTACAGTGGCCACGGGACCCGCCTTCCCGCCGAGACGGGGGATGATGATGATACGGGATATGACGAGTGCATCGTCCCCactgacatgaacctcatcacTG ATGATGACTTCAGGGAGTTTGTAGATCAGCTGCCAGCAGGTTGCCGACTGACAATTGTCTCAGATTCGTGCCACAGCGGGGGCCTCATTGATGAAGCGAAGGAGCAGATAGGAGAGAGCACCAAGGGGCAAGGGCGCGAGTCCAGCTCCGGTGGTGGTGGATTCAAGAATTTTCTGAAGGACAGGGCTGAAGATGCACTGGAATCTCGTGGGATTCACATCCCATCTGCATTGCGCCACGGTCGAcataaggaagaagaagagaagacgGAAGACAGAGAGATCGAAACTGAAGACGGGGTCAGGGTCCGTGTCAAAGGCCGGTCTCTACCACTCTCAACACTCATAGAGATACTCAAGCAGAAAACAGGCAAGGATGACATTGACGTTGGGAAGCTGAGGCCAACACTTTTCGACGTTTTCGGAGAGGATGCCAGCCCCAAGGTGAAGAAGTTCATGAAGGTGATCATGAGCAAACTCCAAAACCAGGAGGGCGGAGGCAGCGGGTTATTGGGGAAGATTGGAAGCTTGGCTCAAGGGTTTCTTGAACTGAAGCTTCAAGAAAACGATGAGTACGCAAAGCCTGCTTTAGAGACAGAAGTAGGCAGCAAGCAAGAGGTTTATGCCGGAGCAAATCATCGCGCCATTCCTGATGGCGGGATTCTCATCAGCGGTTGCCAGACAGACCAAACGTCCGCGGATGCCACTCCTCCCGGAAATGCAGCTGAAAGCTATGGCGCTCTTAGTAATGCGATTCAGAAGATACTCTCAGAGCAAGACGGTTCCGTTTCGAACCAAGAGCTTGTTCTCAAGGCGAGGCAGGCTCTGAAGAGACAGGGTTTCACTCAGCGACCCGGCCTCTATTGCCATGACCATCACGTCGCTGCTCCCTTCGTGTGCTGA
- the LOC103445938 gene encoding peroxidase 7-like, with protein MKLCSSTLSVVLVLLELFMIDVVSSTKLPVTAASLNVKKPQAKAVRAEDLLSFNHYVKTCPQAEGIIQQKVGDWIQKDFTLAASIIRLHFHDCVVRGCDASILLNHQANERRAFASRTLRGFEVIDDIKAELERQCPKTVSCADILTAATRDATIIAGGPFWEVPFGRKDGKISILKEADMVPQGQENITQLINFFQARGLNMLDLVTLSGAHTMGRSSCHAFKHRLSNFNGTRKPDPSLNSMYLNNFLKKKCKNDLDLVYLDAITPKTFDPMYYSNLNKKLGLLSTDQLLKSDKRTGPFVTALASQPSLFESQFSVSMVKLGNVQVLTRPNEGEIRVNCNFVNAKK; from the exons ATGAAGTTGTGCAGTTCTACACTGTCTGTTGTTCTTGTTCTGTTGGAGCTGTTCATGATCGATGTTGTATCATCGACTAAGTTACCTGTAACGGCAGCATCTCTCAATGTAAAAAAACCTCAGGCCAAAGCTGTTCGCGCTGAGGATCTTCTGTCATTCAATCACTATGTTAAAACATGTCCGCAAGCTGAGGGAATCATTCAACAAAAAGTCGGAGATTGGATTCAGAAAGATTTCACTTTGGCTGCTAGCATCATTCGCTTACACTTCCATGACTGTGTTGTGAGA GGATGCGATGCATCAATTCTCCTTAACCATCAAGCGAACGAGAGGAGGGCTTTTGCCAGCAGGACACTCAGAGGTTTTGAAGTAATTGACGACATCAAAGCGGAGCTTGAGAGGCAGTGTCCTAAAACCGTCTCATGTGCTGACATTCTCACTGCCGCAACCAGAGATGCCACAATCATAGCTGGTGGTCCATTTTGGGAAGTCCCCTTCGGACGCAAAGATGGTAAAATTTCAATCCTCAAGGAAGCTGACATGGTTCCTCAGGGACAGGAGAACATCACtcaattgatcaattttttccAAGCGCGCGGCTTGAACATGCTTGATTTGGTCACACTCTCAGGGGCACACACCATGGGCAGAAGTTCTTGCCACGCCTTCAAGCACAGGCTCTCAAATTTCAATGGAACCAGAAAGCCTGACCCTTCACTTAACTCTATGTACTTGAATAACTTCTTGAAGAAGAAATGCAAAAATGACTTGGACTTGGTTTATCTCGACGCCATAACTCCAAAGACATTCGATCCAATGTACTACTCGAATCTCAACAAGAAGTTGGGATTGTTGTCAACTGATCAGCTGCTCAAGTCGGACAAGAGAACCGGTCCTTTTGTTACTGCATTGGCGTCTCAGCCGTCACTTTTCGAAAGCCAGTTTTCGGTGTCAATGGTGAAGCTTGGAAATGTGCAAGTTCTCACAAGACCTAATGAAGGTGAAATCCGAGTGAACTGCAATTTTGTCAATGCTAAAAAATGA
- the LOC103445940 gene encoding uncharacterized protein, whose amino-acid sequence MCSSKAKVTLGIEVAPIVAGINGRPVLQPNCNRVPSLDRRGSIKKISTPSPPPLPLPTSSASITSPRTTNKAASSLLTPPISPKSKSPRPPAIKRGNDPNGLNSSSEKVVTPGGTTRAKILERKKSKSFKRASVGVDVDAADHNHGGFGNGGFSASNIEASLSYSSSLITEAPGSIAAGRREQMALQHAQRKMKIAHYGRSKSANLERVVPVDASGNVEAKAAEEEKRCSFITANSDPIYVAYHDEEWGVPVHDDKMLFELLVLTGAQVGSDWTSILKKRQDFRDAFSGFDAETVANLSDKQMMSIASEYGIEISRIRGVVDNSNRILEIKKEFGSFDKYIWGFVNEKPISPQYKLGYKIPVKTSKSESISRDMVRRGFRFVGPTVVHSFMQASGLTNDHLITCHSHLRCTLLAACRPTLEDIL is encoded by the exons ATGTGCAGCTCAAAGGCCAAGGTGACCTTAGGGATTGAAGTCGCACCCATTGTGGCTGGAATCAATGGCAGGCCAGTCCTTCAGCCTAATTGCAACCGGGTTCCTAGCCTAGACCGGCGTGGTTCGATTAAGAAAATATCGACACCATCACCACCTCCACTACCATTGCCAACTTCTTCTGCAAGTATTACTAGTCCTAGAACTACCAACAAGGCAGCTTCATCTTTGTTAACACCTCCCATTTCTCCCAAGTCAAAGTCCCCAAGGCCACCAGCAATCAAGAGAGGAAATGACCCTAATGGCCTTAATTCGAGTTCCGAAAAAGTTGTCACACCAGGAGGAACCACAAGAGCTAAGATTTTGGAGAGGAAGAAGTCCAAGAGTTTCAAGCGCGCTAGCGTTGGTGTTGATGTTGATGCTGCTGATCATAATCATGGAGGTTTTGGTAATGGTGgattctctgcttctaatatcgAGGCCTCGTTGAGTTATTCCTCTTCCTTGATCACCGAGGCACCTGGCAGCATTGCTGCTGGCAGGAGGGAACAGATGGCGCTTCAGCATGCACAACGGAAGATGAAGATTGCCCATTACGGCAGGTCAAAGTCTGCCAACCTTGAAAGGGTTGTTCCTGTTGATGCTTCTGGTAATGTAGAAGCCAAGGCAGCTGAAGAAGAGAAAAGGTGCAGCTTTATCACGGCTAATTCAG ATCCCATCTATGTTGCTTACCATGATGAAGAATGGGGAGTTCCTGTCCATGATGACAA GATGTTGTTCGAACTGCTTGTGTTAACTGGAGCTCAAGTTGGCTCAGATTGGACTTCCATTTTGAAAAAACGTCAAGATTTCAG GGATGCATTTTCAGGATTTGATGCAGAAACTGTGGCAAATTTAAGTGACAAACAGATGATGTCAATTGCTTCAGAATATGGCATTGAAATCAGCAGGATCCGAGGGGTTGTAGACAACTCTAACAGAATTCTTGAG ATTAAGAAGGAATTTGGATCATTTGACAAGTACATCTGGGGATTTGTCAATGAAAAGCCCATCTCACCACAATATAAATTAGGCTACAAAATCCCAGTGAAGACATCCAAATCAGAGTCGATCAGcagagacatggttaggagggGATTTAGGTTTGTGGGTCCAACAGTTGTTCATTCATTCATGCAAGCCTCAGGCCTCACGAACGACCATCTGATCACTTGCCACAGCCACCTCCGATGCACCTTATTGGCTGCCTGCCGTCCCACATTGGAAGATATTCTGTAG